In a single window of the Gossypium hirsutum isolate 1008001.06 chromosome A13, Gossypium_hirsutum_v2.1, whole genome shotgun sequence genome:
- the LOC121212733 gene encoding protein argonaute 7 isoform X2 has translation MLFDTELYKCQIGFYPFFALLLFTFFSNPNPWLAPFLSLNFITTIIIIIIIIKNLKNPLSLSLSLSLCEFQSVAFFCVAFFFSSFINQAMEKSEEHDGSKECSGKTRAFKGINNSPHKHHYYHHHHPWLQYSGHYGFFNQNQFQSYSYYPSLLPLPPPIPLQLALPPPLPQNHTFQPKTHLQQLSISNTKFPVPSMTPAQEGLQWRKSLPSKASDGIKMRNATKEALVAARRPDSGGVEGPVISLLANHFLVKFDPSLKVYHYNVEISPNPSKEVARMIKQKLVESNSGLLCGAHPAYDGRKNFYSPVEFQNGKLEFFVSLPIPTANTGSPFGEWNGFQQKQNQLKVFRINIRAVSNFDGKDLSSYLSNESDDWIPLPQDYLHALDVVLRESPMEKCICVGRSFYSSSTGGTKEIGGGAIGWRGFFQSLRPTQQGLALNVDSSITVFHESIGVIPYLQKRIDFLRDLTQRKTRSLSDDERKEVEKALRNIRVFVCHRETVQRYRVYGLTEEATENLYFADRDGKNLKLIGYFKDHYNYNIQFRNLPCLQISRSKPCYLPMELCMICEGQKFLGKLSDDQTARILKMGCQRPKERKAMIDGIVRGPAGPTSGNQAEEFKLHVSKEMSRLNGRILQPPKLKLGDGGHVRDITPSRRDRQWNLLNSHVFQGTRIERWALLSFGGTQEQKSNLPKFINQLSQRCEQLGIFLSKSTVVSPQFEPTQVLNNVTLLESKLKKIHRAASNNLQLLICIMEKKHKGYADLKRIAETSVGVVSQCCLYPNLGKLSSQFLANLALKINAKVGGSTVALYNSLPSQIPRLFRLDEPVIFIGADVTHPHPLDDSSPSVAGVVGSMNWPAANKYVSRMRSQTHRQEIIQDLAAMVEELLDDFYQEVNKLPKRIIFFRDGVSETQFYKVLKEELQAVKEACARFPGYKPPITFAVVQKRHHTWLFPFEINPSSNQNQHFDENIPPGTVVDTVITHPREFDFYLCSHWGVKGTSRPTHYHVLWDENRFTSDELQKLVYNLCYTFARCTKPVSLVPPAYYAHLAAYRGRLYLERSESVAFTRSSNIISRVTPPKTTPLPKLSENVKKLMFYC, from the exons ATGCTCTTTGACACAGAGCtgtacaaatgccaaataggcttTTACCCTTTCTTTGCTCTGCttcttttcactttcttttctaATCCAAACCCCTGGTTGGCCCCTTTTCTGTCTTTGAATTTCATcaccaccatcatcatcatcatcatcatcatcaaaaacttaaaaaacccattgtctctctctctctctctctctctctgtgaATTTCAAAGTGTTGCCTTTTTTTGtgttgccttttttttttcttctttcataaACCAAGCAATGGAGAAATCAGAGGAGCACGATGGCAGCAAGGAATGCAGTGGTAAAACCAGGGCTTTCAAGGGCATAAACAACAGCCCTCATAAGCATCATTACTACCACCACCACCATCCATGGTTGCAATACTCAGGTCACTATGGCTTCTTTAACCAAAACCAGTTCCAAAGCTACTCTTACTATCCTTCTTTGCTTCCTTTACCTCCTCCAATACCTTTGCAACTGGCTTTACCTCCACCTCTCCCGCAGAATCATACCTTTCAACCAAAAACCCATTTGCAGCAACTTTCAATCTCTAATACCAAATTCCCAGTTCCTTCTATGACACCAG CTCAAGAGGGGCTTCAATGGAGAAAAAGTTTGCCATCTAAAGCAAGTGATGGAATAAAGATGAGGAATGCTACAAAGGAAGCACTGGTGGCTGCAAGGAGACCAGATTCTGGTGGTGTAGAAGGGCCTGTAATCTCTCTCCTTGCCAACCATTTCCTAGTAAAATTTGATCCTTCTCTAAAAGTTTACCATTATAATGTTGAGATATCCCCTAATCCCTCCAAGGAGGTTGCTAGGATGATCAAGCAGAAACTGGTTGAAAGCAACTCAGGTTTGCTTTGTGGTGCTCATCCAGCCTATGATGGTAGGAAGAATTTTTATAGCCCCGTTGAATTCCAAAATGGTAAGCTTGAGTTCTTTGTTAGTCTCCCGATCCCCACTGCGAATACAGGTTCGCCTTTCGGGGAATGGAATGGCTTTCAACAAAAACAGAATCAGCTCAAAGTGTTTAGAATCAATATCAGGGCTGTTTCCAATTTTGATGGAAAGGATTTGAGTAGTTACTTGAGCAATGAAAGTGATGATTGGATCCCACTTCCTCAAGATTATCTCCATGCTTTGGATGTTGTTCTTAGGGAGAGTCCAATGGAGAAATGTATATGTGTAGGGAGGTCATTTTATTCAAGTTCCACGGGAGGTACTAAGGAAATAGGAGGAGGAGCTATTGGATGGAGAGGTTTCTTTCAGAGTCTTCGACCGACGCAACAAGGACTCGCTCTCAATGTTGATTCCTCGATCACCGTCTTCCATGAGAGTATCGGAGTAATCCCTTACTTGCAGAAGCGGATCGACTTTCTTCGAGACCTTACTCAAAGGAAGACAAGGAGTTTAAGTGATGATGAAAGGAAGGAAGTGGAGAAAGCATTGAGAAATATCAGGGTCTTTGTTTGCCATAGAGAAACAGTCCAAAGATATAGAGTTTATGGCTTAACTGAAGAAGCCACTGAAAACCTTTACTTTGCAGATAGGGATGGAAAGAATTTGAAGCTTATTGGTTACTTTAAAGATCACTACAATTATAATATACAATTCAGGAATTTGCCATGCTTGCAGATCAGTAGGAGCAAACCATGCTATCTTCCAATGGAGCTTTGTATGATTTGTGAAGGCCAGAAATTTCTGGGGAAGCTTTCTGATGATCAGACTGCAAGGATTCTTAAAATGGGTTGCCAAAGACCAAAAGAACGAAAAGCCATGATTGATGGAATCGTGAGGGGACCTGCAGGGCCTACAAG TGGCAACCAAGCTGAAGAATTCAAGCTCCATGTTTCGAAAGAAATGAGTCGGTTGAATGGGAGGATTCTTCAACCTCCTAAGCTTAAGCTCGGTGATGGTGGACACGTAAGAGATATTACTCCTTCCCGCCGTGACCGGCAGTGGAACCTTCTCAACAGCCATGTCTTTCAGGGAACACGGATTGAACGTTGGGCACTTTTAAGTTTTGGGGGCACTCAAGAACAAAAGTCTAACCTTCCTAAATTCATAAACCAGCTATCTCAAAGGTGTGAGCAGCTTGGTATCTTCCTTAGCAAAAGCACAGTTGTTAGCCCCCAATTTGAACCAACACAGGTGCTTAATAATGTGACACTTCTGGAATCTAAGCTCAAGAAAATTCATAGAGCTGCCTCAAACAATCTCCAACTGCTCATATGTATAATGGAGAAAAAGCACAAAGGGTACGCTGATTTGAAACGAATAGCCGAGACAAGTGTAGGAGTTGTGAGCCAGTGCTGCTTATACCCGAACCTCGGGAAATTGAGTTCACAATTTCTGGCAAATTTAGCCCTTAAGATTAATGCCAAAGTTGGAGGTTCCACTGTTGCTTTGTACAATTCATTACCTTCTCAGATTCCACGACTTTTCAGGCTTGATGAGCCTGTGATCTTTATCGGTGCTGACGTGACTCATCCTCACCCGCTTGATGATTCCAGCCCATCAGTTGCTGGTGTGGTTGGTAGCATGAACTGGCCTGCAGCAAACAAGTATGTATCGAGGATGAGATCACAAACACATCGGCAAGAAATCATTCAGGATCTTGCTGCAATGGTAGAAGAACTACTGGATGACTTCTACCAAGAAGTAAACAAACTCCCGAAGAGAATAATCTTCTTCCGAGACGGTGTAAGTGAAACTCAATTCTATAAGGTGCTTAAAGAGGAACTACAAGCTGTCAAAGAAGCTTGTGCAAGATTTCCAGGCTACAAACCTCCCATTACTTTTGCTGTAGTTCAAAAGAGGCACCATACCTGGTTGTTCCCATTTGAAATCAATCCTTCTTCCAATCAAAACCAACATTTCGATGAAAATATTCCCCCGGGGACGGTAGTGGATACAGTGATAACTCATCCGAGGGAATTCGATTTCTATCTTTGCAGTCATTGGGGGGTAAAGGGTACTAGCCGCCCCACCCATTACCACGTATTGTGGGACGAAAACCGATTCACTTCTGATGAACTGCAGAAGCTGGTTTACAATCTATGCTACACTTTTGCAAGGTGCACCAAGCCAGTTTCATTGGTCCCTCCTGCTTACTATGCTCACTTGGCTGCATACAGAGGCAGACTTTACCTTGAGCGGTCAGAATCCGTAGCTTTTACGAGAAGTTCAAACATAATCTCTCGCGTAACTCCTCCAAAGACAACGCCTCTACCAAAACTTAGCGAGAATGTTAAGAAGCTCATGTTTTACTGCTAA
- the LOC121212733 gene encoding protein argonaute 7 isoform X1 gives MLFDTELYKCQIGFYPFFALLLFTFFSNPNPWLAPFLSLNFITTIIIIIIIIKNLKNPLSLSLSLSLCEFQSVAFFCVAFFFSSFINQAMEKSEEHDGSKECSGKTRAFKGINNSPHKHHYYHHHHPWLQYSGHYGFFNQNQFQSYSYYPSLLPLPPPIPLQLALPPPLPQNHTFQPKTHLQQLSISNTKFPVPSMTPAAQEGLQWRKSLPSKASDGIKMRNATKEALVAARRPDSGGVEGPVISLLANHFLVKFDPSLKVYHYNVEISPNPSKEVARMIKQKLVESNSGLLCGAHPAYDGRKNFYSPVEFQNGKLEFFVSLPIPTANTGSPFGEWNGFQQKQNQLKVFRINIRAVSNFDGKDLSSYLSNESDDWIPLPQDYLHALDVVLRESPMEKCICVGRSFYSSSTGGTKEIGGGAIGWRGFFQSLRPTQQGLALNVDSSITVFHESIGVIPYLQKRIDFLRDLTQRKTRSLSDDERKEVEKALRNIRVFVCHRETVQRYRVYGLTEEATENLYFADRDGKNLKLIGYFKDHYNYNIQFRNLPCLQISRSKPCYLPMELCMICEGQKFLGKLSDDQTARILKMGCQRPKERKAMIDGIVRGPAGPTSGNQAEEFKLHVSKEMSRLNGRILQPPKLKLGDGGHVRDITPSRRDRQWNLLNSHVFQGTRIERWALLSFGGTQEQKSNLPKFINQLSQRCEQLGIFLSKSTVVSPQFEPTQVLNNVTLLESKLKKIHRAASNNLQLLICIMEKKHKGYADLKRIAETSVGVVSQCCLYPNLGKLSSQFLANLALKINAKVGGSTVALYNSLPSQIPRLFRLDEPVIFIGADVTHPHPLDDSSPSVAGVVGSMNWPAANKYVSRMRSQTHRQEIIQDLAAMVEELLDDFYQEVNKLPKRIIFFRDGVSETQFYKVLKEELQAVKEACARFPGYKPPITFAVVQKRHHTWLFPFEINPSSNQNQHFDENIPPGTVVDTVITHPREFDFYLCSHWGVKGTSRPTHYHVLWDENRFTSDELQKLVYNLCYTFARCTKPVSLVPPAYYAHLAAYRGRLYLERSESVAFTRSSNIISRVTPPKTTPLPKLSENVKKLMFYC, from the exons ATGCTCTTTGACACAGAGCtgtacaaatgccaaataggcttTTACCCTTTCTTTGCTCTGCttcttttcactttcttttctaATCCAAACCCCTGGTTGGCCCCTTTTCTGTCTTTGAATTTCATcaccaccatcatcatcatcatcatcatcatcaaaaacttaaaaaacccattgtctctctctctctctctctctctctgtgaATTTCAAAGTGTTGCCTTTTTTTGtgttgccttttttttttcttctttcataaACCAAGCAATGGAGAAATCAGAGGAGCACGATGGCAGCAAGGAATGCAGTGGTAAAACCAGGGCTTTCAAGGGCATAAACAACAGCCCTCATAAGCATCATTACTACCACCACCACCATCCATGGTTGCAATACTCAGGTCACTATGGCTTCTTTAACCAAAACCAGTTCCAAAGCTACTCTTACTATCCTTCTTTGCTTCCTTTACCTCCTCCAATACCTTTGCAACTGGCTTTACCTCCACCTCTCCCGCAGAATCATACCTTTCAACCAAAAACCCATTTGCAGCAACTTTCAATCTCTAATACCAAATTCCCAGTTCCTTCTATGACACCAG CAGCTCAAGAGGGGCTTCAATGGAGAAAAAGTTTGCCATCTAAAGCAAGTGATGGAATAAAGATGAGGAATGCTACAAAGGAAGCACTGGTGGCTGCAAGGAGACCAGATTCTGGTGGTGTAGAAGGGCCTGTAATCTCTCTCCTTGCCAACCATTTCCTAGTAAAATTTGATCCTTCTCTAAAAGTTTACCATTATAATGTTGAGATATCCCCTAATCCCTCCAAGGAGGTTGCTAGGATGATCAAGCAGAAACTGGTTGAAAGCAACTCAGGTTTGCTTTGTGGTGCTCATCCAGCCTATGATGGTAGGAAGAATTTTTATAGCCCCGTTGAATTCCAAAATGGTAAGCTTGAGTTCTTTGTTAGTCTCCCGATCCCCACTGCGAATACAGGTTCGCCTTTCGGGGAATGGAATGGCTTTCAACAAAAACAGAATCAGCTCAAAGTGTTTAGAATCAATATCAGGGCTGTTTCCAATTTTGATGGAAAGGATTTGAGTAGTTACTTGAGCAATGAAAGTGATGATTGGATCCCACTTCCTCAAGATTATCTCCATGCTTTGGATGTTGTTCTTAGGGAGAGTCCAATGGAGAAATGTATATGTGTAGGGAGGTCATTTTATTCAAGTTCCACGGGAGGTACTAAGGAAATAGGAGGAGGAGCTATTGGATGGAGAGGTTTCTTTCAGAGTCTTCGACCGACGCAACAAGGACTCGCTCTCAATGTTGATTCCTCGATCACCGTCTTCCATGAGAGTATCGGAGTAATCCCTTACTTGCAGAAGCGGATCGACTTTCTTCGAGACCTTACTCAAAGGAAGACAAGGAGTTTAAGTGATGATGAAAGGAAGGAAGTGGAGAAAGCATTGAGAAATATCAGGGTCTTTGTTTGCCATAGAGAAACAGTCCAAAGATATAGAGTTTATGGCTTAACTGAAGAAGCCACTGAAAACCTTTACTTTGCAGATAGGGATGGAAAGAATTTGAAGCTTATTGGTTACTTTAAAGATCACTACAATTATAATATACAATTCAGGAATTTGCCATGCTTGCAGATCAGTAGGAGCAAACCATGCTATCTTCCAATGGAGCTTTGTATGATTTGTGAAGGCCAGAAATTTCTGGGGAAGCTTTCTGATGATCAGACTGCAAGGATTCTTAAAATGGGTTGCCAAAGACCAAAAGAACGAAAAGCCATGATTGATGGAATCGTGAGGGGACCTGCAGGGCCTACAAG TGGCAACCAAGCTGAAGAATTCAAGCTCCATGTTTCGAAAGAAATGAGTCGGTTGAATGGGAGGATTCTTCAACCTCCTAAGCTTAAGCTCGGTGATGGTGGACACGTAAGAGATATTACTCCTTCCCGCCGTGACCGGCAGTGGAACCTTCTCAACAGCCATGTCTTTCAGGGAACACGGATTGAACGTTGGGCACTTTTAAGTTTTGGGGGCACTCAAGAACAAAAGTCTAACCTTCCTAAATTCATAAACCAGCTATCTCAAAGGTGTGAGCAGCTTGGTATCTTCCTTAGCAAAAGCACAGTTGTTAGCCCCCAATTTGAACCAACACAGGTGCTTAATAATGTGACACTTCTGGAATCTAAGCTCAAGAAAATTCATAGAGCTGCCTCAAACAATCTCCAACTGCTCATATGTATAATGGAGAAAAAGCACAAAGGGTACGCTGATTTGAAACGAATAGCCGAGACAAGTGTAGGAGTTGTGAGCCAGTGCTGCTTATACCCGAACCTCGGGAAATTGAGTTCACAATTTCTGGCAAATTTAGCCCTTAAGATTAATGCCAAAGTTGGAGGTTCCACTGTTGCTTTGTACAATTCATTACCTTCTCAGATTCCACGACTTTTCAGGCTTGATGAGCCTGTGATCTTTATCGGTGCTGACGTGACTCATCCTCACCCGCTTGATGATTCCAGCCCATCAGTTGCTGGTGTGGTTGGTAGCATGAACTGGCCTGCAGCAAACAAGTATGTATCGAGGATGAGATCACAAACACATCGGCAAGAAATCATTCAGGATCTTGCTGCAATGGTAGAAGAACTACTGGATGACTTCTACCAAGAAGTAAACAAACTCCCGAAGAGAATAATCTTCTTCCGAGACGGTGTAAGTGAAACTCAATTCTATAAGGTGCTTAAAGAGGAACTACAAGCTGTCAAAGAAGCTTGTGCAAGATTTCCAGGCTACAAACCTCCCATTACTTTTGCTGTAGTTCAAAAGAGGCACCATACCTGGTTGTTCCCATTTGAAATCAATCCTTCTTCCAATCAAAACCAACATTTCGATGAAAATATTCCCCCGGGGACGGTAGTGGATACAGTGATAACTCATCCGAGGGAATTCGATTTCTATCTTTGCAGTCATTGGGGGGTAAAGGGTACTAGCCGCCCCACCCATTACCACGTATTGTGGGACGAAAACCGATTCACTTCTGATGAACTGCAGAAGCTGGTTTACAATCTATGCTACACTTTTGCAAGGTGCACCAAGCCAGTTTCATTGGTCCCTCCTGCTTACTATGCTCACTTGGCTGCATACAGAGGCAGACTTTACCTTGAGCGGTCAGAATCCGTAGCTTTTACGAGAAGTTCAAACATAATCTCTCGCGTAACTCCTCCAAAGACAACGCCTCTACCAAAACTTAGCGAGAATGTTAAGAAGCTCATGTTTTACTGCTAA